GCGAGGAGGGCTGGCTGGTGACCGGCAGCGCGGAAGTCCGCGCGGTGCTGTCCGATCCGGCCGTGCGCAACGACCCGGCCGGGCTGCCCGGACAGGGCGCGCGGACGCAGGAGGAGACGTTCCTCGCGCTCGGCACGCCTCCGGAGCACCTGCCGTACCTGCGGGCCAGCCTGCTGAGCCTCGACGGCGCCGAGCACCAGCGGCTTCGCCGCAGCATCAGCCACGCGTTCGGCGCGGCTCGGGTCGCGACGCTGCGCCCGCGGGTGCAGGAGATCGTCGACGGACTGCTCGACGACCTCGATGCCCGGCCGGGAACGGTGAACCTGATCGACGAGTACGCCTACCCGCTGGCGATGGCGGTGGTGTGCGAACTGGTCGGGGTGCCCGAGCGAGACTGGTCGGACTGGTGGCGCTGGGGCAAGACGCTGGTCGAAGGCGATCCGGCGCGGATCACTCCGACGCTCGGCGAGATGTTCGCCTACTGCCACGCATTGGTCGATCAGCGCCGGGCCGAACCGCGCGAGGACCTGCTGAGCGAAGTCGTCGCGCAGGACGACCTGACCGATGTCGACGCGGTCGCGCTGGTGGTGTTCCTGGTGCTCGCCGGGCACGAAACGATGGCGCACCTGCTGTCGAACGCGGCGCTCGCGCTGATGCGCGACCCCGCGCAACGGGAGTTGCTGCGCAGCGAACCGGAGCTCTGGCCGGCCGCGGTGCGCGAGCTGGCCCGCACCGACGGACCCGTGCAGTTGGCGCGACTGCGGTACGCCGCGACCGACCTCGAAGTAGGCGGCGTGCGGATCCGCGCGGGCGACCCGGTGCAGGCGGTCCTCGGCGCGGCGAATCGTGACCCGGCCCAGTTCGCCAACCCGCGTCACTCCGATGTGCGCTGGCAGGCCGAGCACGGCGGCCGCGAAGGCAGTGTCGGATTCGGCTGGGGACCGCACTTCTGCCTCGGTGTCGCGTTGGCGAAGGTGGAGGCCGAGGTCGCGCTGCGCACCCTGTTCGACCGGTTCCCGCAGGTGCGGCCAGTGGCCGAGCCGGAGTGGGTGCCGTTGCCGCGCGGCCGCCACCGGACCGGCCTGCAGGTGCGGCTGCGCTGAGCCGTCCCGCGTCCGTGCTCCCGACTGACCGAACTGCGAGGGCTCTCTCGATGGCTGTTCCCGCGCCTGACGTCTCGATCATCCTTCCGTGCGCCGGATTCGGCACCCGATTCGGCGCGCCGTACGCGAAGGAGCTGCACTGCCTGGCTCCTGGCGCCACCGTGCTCGACCGCAGCCTGGAGGCCGCGGTCGAGCTGGTGAAGAGCGGGCTGAACGTGCGCGTGGTCGTCGTGTTCGGCACGCACAAGCTGGACACCGTGAAGTACCTGGCGCGCTACGTCGGGACCTTCCAGCTGGTCTTCGTCTACCAGGACGACGCCGCCGGGCCGGGACTCGACGGCGCGATCCGGTGCGCGCTGCCGATGACCGAGGGACCGGTGGCTCTCGTGCTCCCGGACATCGTGGTGAGCGACGTGGGCAGCCTCCGCACTGCGCTGCGGCTGACCGAAGCGTCCGGCTGGGGCGTGGTGGCCGCGAAGGAGCGGGATCCCGGTGTGCTGCGGCAAATGGGCGCGCTCACCGTGTCCGGCGGGGAGCGCGTGGTGACCGTCGAGGCGGCCGCGGAGAAACCGGCCGATCCGGCCGGGCACAACGCGCTCTGGGGCATCGTCGCGGTCACGGCGGAAGAGGCGCACCGGTTGCCGGACGTGGCGCGGCGGGACGCGGACAGCCCGCTGGCCGGTGCGCGCGCTCTGTTGGTGGACCAGATCGTCAACTACAACACCACCGAGGGCTGAACCGTCCGTTGTGGACGACCTCGTGCGGCGCTGGACGCCCGGCGCGCGTGGCTGTCCGTGAAGGGCCCCTTGAGG
This sequence is a window from Amycolatopsis benzoatilytica AK 16/65. Protein-coding genes within it:
- a CDS encoding cytochrome P450 family protein, whose translation is MPPETVPPERVPPEPVLDVRDPAVLADPMRGYDRILAEAPVCWARLPGGEEGWLVTGSAEVRAVLSDPAVRNDPAGLPGQGARTQEETFLALGTPPEHLPYLRASLLSLDGAEHQRLRRSISHAFGAARVATLRPRVQEIVDGLLDDLDARPGTVNLIDEYAYPLAMAVVCELVGVPERDWSDWWRWGKTLVEGDPARITPTLGEMFAYCHALVDQRRAEPREDLLSEVVAQDDLTDVDAVALVVFLVLAGHETMAHLLSNAALALMRDPAQRELLRSEPELWPAAVRELARTDGPVQLARLRYAATDLEVGGVRIRAGDPVQAVLGAANRDPAQFANPRHSDVRWQAEHGGREGSVGFGWGPHFCLGVALAKVEAEVALRTLFDRFPQVRPVAEPEWVPLPRGRHRTGLQVRLR